TTCTGTTGAAATCTTAAGAGAAGCTAAAAGAATCACAGAGGAAGCAAGTCAAGTGTTGAGAGAGGTACCTACTCGTCACTGTCATTTTCCTTCACATAAACCCATAAAGTTATCACCTTTGATTCTCTTGAATACTGTTTTCTCGTCTCTTTTTTTTTTTTTTTTTTTTTGACATCTCTCGTCTCTGATTTGAGTCAAATTTAAAAGCTTTGATTGTTGTTCTTCAGGGGAATGATATGATCATTGTGGTTTACGTTAGTGATTTTCCTTAACCAGGGTTAAGTTTTGTTTCCATCTTAGATATATAAAGGCGATGGCTTTTCTGAGTAAATTCGGGAACGTATTGAAGCAGACGACGAGCAAGCAGCTCAATGCTAATGGTTCTTTATCAAGTCCTTCGCTTTTTCAGGCGATAAGGTGCATGTCATCTTCTAAGCTCTTCATCGGAGGTGGGTCTAGCTCTAGATTGTCTAGTGGTTACTTGTTATGCTATGTTCTTGCTAACTTTATGAATGATTTTGCTATATGGCAAGGTATGGAGTATGGAATGAATGAGGATAGCGTAAGAGAAGCTTTCAGAAAATACGGTGATGTCGTTGAAAGTAAAAACACTGGTCGAGGGGGTTTGGGTTTGTTACATTCACCTCTGCAGAGGCGGCCTCTAGTGCTATCCAAGATTATGGAATCAGACGAGTTCAAGGCTTCATCTAAGCTAGAGACAGTCACTTTCTCCGAGATGAAACACGAAGAAATTGAGGCTTTAGTTGAGTTCATGTACTGCGTTGATGGCTCTATTAGTCTTGATAGTCTCAAGAAACACGTAGGATAACTCCACTACTCTTAACTTGATTCTATTTTCATTCTTATATCTTGTTGTTTTGTGTCACGGACAAGAGCTCAGTGTAAGGGGTCAGTGTAATGTGGTCATTGTAATGTTGTCTTGTTGTTTTTTG
The DNA window shown above is from Brassica oleracea var. oleracea cultivar TO1000 chromosome C3, BOL, whole genome shotgun sequence and carries:
- the LOC106333196 gene encoding glycine-rich RNA-binding protein 3, mitochondrial-like translates to MAFLSKFGNVLKQTTSKQLNANGSLSSPSLFQAIRCMSSSKLFIGGMEYGMNEDSVREAFRKYGDVVESKNTGRGGLGLLHSPLQRRPLVLSKIMESDEFKASSKLETVTFSEMKHEEIEALVEFMYCVDGSISLDSLKKHVG